Part of the Streptomyces antimycoticus genome, CAGGTACAGGCCGCGGCCCAGCGGATAGCCGATGATCAGCCCGATGACGATCACGACGGGCGCGACCATCGCCCAGGCGTACCAGTGGCGGGCCAGCGCATTGCGGATCCGGCCGCGTGGCGGAGTGCCATCCTTGTGAAGCTGGCCGCCCCGGCCGCGGGCGCCCTTCGCGCCCGCGGCCGGGTCCAGCGGCCGGCTGGTGTCGACAGCCATCGTCGCCGGCCCTACTTCCAGTCGCCCTTGAGGAGCTTGCGGTACGCGTCACCGGCCGACTTCGCGGCCTTCTCGGGTGAGGTCTTGCCGGTGAGGACGTTCGGGAACTGCACCAGGATCGCCTGGAAGAGGCTGTTGCCCTCGGGGATCCAGGGGCGCTCGACGGCCTTGTCGACGGCGGCCTTGAAGAACTTCACATTGGGGTTCGCGGCCACCGACTTGTTGGAGTAGACGGAGGTGCGGGTGGGCAGCAGGGAGAGCTTCTCGGTGGTCTTGGCCTGGACCTCGGCCGAGCTCATGTACTGGGCGAAGGCGTAGGAGGCGTCCAGGTTCTTCGACCCGGCGTAGACGGTGAGGTTCTGGCCGCCCTGCGGGGCGCCCTGGCCCTTGCTGCCGGCCGGGACGGGGACCACTCCGAGGTTGGACTTGTCCTTGAACGCCTTGCCCGCGAGGGTGTCCTCGATCGCCCACGGCCCGTTGATCGTCATCGCGACGTCGCCGTTCTTGATGGCGTTCTGCATGTTGTCCCAGCCGTCGGTGGCGTCGGTCTCCGCCGCCTTGGAGGTGACCAGGTCCCGGGCGGCCGCGAACGCCTTGATGCCGGGCTCGTCGTCGATGGTGACCTTCTTGGCGCCGGTGTCGAGGAGGTCGCCGCCCTCGCCGTAGATGAAGGGCAGGTACCAGTAGGCGTCGTCGCCGCGCAGATACAGACCGGTCTTGCCGGTCTTCTCCTTGATCTTCTTGGCGGCGGCCTTGAGCTCGGTCCAGTCCTTGGGCGGCTGGACTCCGGCGTCCCCCAGCATCTTCTTGTTGTAGAAGAGGCCGAGGGTGTCGATGACCTGCGGTACGGCGTAGGTCTTGCCCTTGAACTTGGCACCGGCCAGGGCCTTGGGCAGATAGTCGGACTGGTCCGCGAGGGCGGGGGTGCCGTCCAGCGGGGCGAGATAGCCGATGTTGGCGAGGTCCTGGGTCCAGGCGACCTCGGTGCGCAGCACATCGGGCGCGCCGGAGCCGCCGGAGCCCGCGGCGTTCTTGAACTTGGCCAGTGCCTCGCCGAAGGGCACATTGACGTAGTTGACCTTGACGTCGGGGTGCTTCTTCTCAAAGCCGAGGGCGAGCTCCTTGTAGGTGCCCTTCTCCGCCTCGTTCGACGTATCCCAGTAGGTCACGGTGCCGGAGAGGTTGCCGCCGGACTTCTTGTCGCCGCCGCTGCCGCCGTCGTCACCGCCGCATGCCGTCGCCGCGAGCGCCATGGCCGCGACGAGTGCGGTGGCCGCTATGCCACGTCGCATCTGAACTCCTCCAAAGCCGGCCGCTCCGTCGCGGCCCCGGGTTGCGGAGGAACGTAACAGGGCCGCAAGCCCACCGAAAGAGATTGCGGCAAATTTCTGCAAGGCGCTCGGCATCGTTACGTCCGCGTGTCCCCGCGGTAGCCGCTCCGCTCCCGGTCAGGCGCTTGACATGCGCCCACAGCACGACCGGAGCCCCCGCCAAGGGCACCAGCGCGCCCTGCAAGCTCTTCCGCAAGGCATTGCAGAGCTGTTACGTTCGCGCCATGACCCAGGAGCTCACGACCTCCCTTCCCACCGAGCCGGTGCGACCGTCAAAGGGCCCCGGATGGTGGCGCGACGCCGTCATCTACCAGGTGTACGTGCGGTCCTTCGCCGACAGCGACGGCGACGGGATCGGCGATCTGCGCGGGGTGCGGGAGCGGCTGCCGCACCTCGCCGGGCTGGGTGTGGACGCCGTCTGGCTGACCCCCTTCTACGCCTCCCCGCAGGCCGACGGCGGCTACGACGTGGCCGACTACCGCACCGTGGACCCGCTCTTCGGCACCCTCGGCGACGCCGACGACCTGGTGCGCACCGCCCATGAGCTGGGGCTGAAGGTGATCGTGGACGTCGTCCCGAACCACAGCTCGGACCAGCACCCATGGTTCCGCGAGGCGCTCGCCGACCGGCCCGGCGGCGCGGCCCGCACCCGGTACCACTTCCGCAGCGGCCGCGGCGCCCACGGCGAACTGCCGCCGAACGACTGGGAGTCGGTCTTCGGCGGCCCCGCCTGGACCCGTACCACCGATCCGGACGGCACCCCCGGCGAGTGGTATCTGCACCTCTTCGCCCCCGAGCAGCCCGACCTCAACTGGGACTCCCCCGAGGTGCGCGCCGAATTCGACTCGGTGCTGCGCTTCTGGCTGGACCTGGGCGTGGACGGCTTCCGGATCGATGTCGCCCACGGCATGGTCAAGGCCGCCGGGCTGCCCGACATCGGCCGTACCGAACAGGCCAAGCTGATCGGCTCCCAGGTGCTGCCGTTCTTCGACCAGGACGGGGTGCACGAGATCCACCGCTCCTGGCGCCGGCTGCTGGACTCCTACCCCGGTGAC contains:
- a CDS encoding extracellular solute-binding protein, with amino-acid sequence MRRGIAATALVAAMALAATACGGDDGGSGGDKKSGGNLSGTVTYWDTSNEAEKGTYKELALGFEKKHPDVKVNYVNVPFGEALAKFKNAAGSGGSGAPDVLRTEVAWTQDLANIGYLAPLDGTPALADQSDYLPKALAGAKFKGKTYAVPQVIDTLGLFYNKKMLGDAGVQPPKDWTELKAAAKKIKEKTGKTGLYLRGDDAYWYLPFIYGEGGDLLDTGAKKVTIDDEPGIKAFAAARDLVTSKAAETDATDGWDNMQNAIKNGDVAMTINGPWAIEDTLAGKAFKDKSNLGVVPVPAGSKGQGAPQGGQNLTVYAGSKNLDASYAFAQYMSSAEVQAKTTEKLSLLPTRTSVYSNKSVAANPNVKFFKAAVDKAVERPWIPEGNSLFQAILVQFPNVLTGKTSPEKAAKSAGDAYRKLLKGDWK